Proteins encoded by one window of Salvia splendens isolate huo1 chromosome 5, SspV2, whole genome shotgun sequence:
- the LOC121805909 gene encoding MAPK kinase substrate protein At1g80180-like — MESLQRSAISFRRQGSSGYVWDDKFLADQFNKVANERKEESSTSTTTEENKEDPIPIATAAKKSPPPPAGLAIDRSRSNGGRGFRIGKVSPAVEPPSPRVSAFGCCGAFGKREKTRRRPPKSGKRVM; from the coding sequence ATGGAGAGCTTGCAGAGATCTGCTATATCGTTCCGGCGACAAGGCTCGTCGGGATACGTATGGGACGACAAATTCCTCGCCGACCAGTTTAATAAGGTCGCGAACGAGCGGAAGGAGGAGAGCAGCACCAGCACCACCACGGAGGAGAATAAAGAGGATCCAATTCCAATAGCCACCGCCGCAAAGaaatcgccgccgccgcccgctgGATTGGCGATCGATAGGAGCCGATCCAACGGCGGAAGGGGATTCCGTATCGGAAAGGTGTCTCCGGCGGTCGAACCGCCTTCGCCTAGGGTTTCGGCGTTCGGATGCTGCGGTGCTTTCGGGAAACGAGAGAAGACGCGCCGCCGGCCGCCGAAGTCCGGTAAGCGCGTGATGTGA